The Gossypium hirsutum isolate 1008001.06 chromosome D03, Gossypium_hirsutum_v2.1, whole genome shotgun sequence genomic interval ctgagcattactctgaataagccctaaagactacagggatttcttcggcagtccaattgtttagctcgctccCAGGTTCGTATGGGCAGATCTCTAACAAGGCCCTTTTTTCCGTTGTTTCTATAGCGTTGATGTGGATATTTTCCAACATTCATTCAATGCCTTTGTTACTGGACATTCCACcctcagaatgaataaatcctcccggcacaaaagatgtagatatgtggggaaaggttaaaggctcccACTTAGCTTCACATCCGCTCAAACGcgcctttcttttctcttgtcttttctctatttctttcttcttctgtttcatgtttggcttgtatcctaagccaaaactATCGAACTTTCCTTCAGCATTGGAGCTTCAATcattccctgaagatattttcccagtCCTTTCCCTGGTGAGGCTCCTCTTCTTACCATCAATCGCAACCCCATTTcggtggtcctggatattttcggtatcGAAATTCTacttccctccgcaataaacatcgtgttcacaaattctaacgaccgaaaagaacattccagtgcctcattattgatgtccacataaggtgcctCACTAGTCATCATCgcaataatatcctcctctgcatctattgttaccaaccgatcctccgataccaacttcaccttctgatgtaatgatgaaggtactgcccctgctgagtgtatccacggtcttcccaatagacagttgtaggatggcttaatatccattaccaagaagtccacctcataagtgcttgggccaatccttaacggtacctcaattctccccataaccttcTTTTCCgtcccatcaaatgcccttactatactCTGGTATGCTTTCATATGCGAACTGTCCAccggtaatcgactaagagtggatagaggcaatacatttagtgcagatccattatcaaccagggcccccgggagtgtgtaccctttgcatcggacagtaacatgcaaggctttagtagaaccccttcctccggatggtatttcgtCATCATTGAACACGATAAAATTGTCAGCGCCCATATTATTGACCAATCGATCcaacttgtttaccgaaatatcgtcagccacatatgtttcatttaatACCTTCAAGAGTGCATCCCGATGTACTACTGAGCTCAAGAGTAAAGCTAAgacagaaatgcgggctggctgtttgtgcagttgctccacaacactgtactcACTATGTTTCAGAAACTTCAAAAACTTCTtcgcctcctcttcttttattggttcattaaccaatggctcaacttctgCTGCCTTCCCTTtcttctgttctttcttccaattctcttccctggacgactctgttTGAGTGTCATATCATTTCCCATTGCGCGTGTAAGAGCCTATTTCTTGATTTCTTTCCGCTTCTTTTCCCGAGATAGTCACATTGCATCcataattccacggcaccatctTGCTATCCTTATATGAGAAATTTGATGTTTTTTGAATTACAACTTTTGGTGTTActtgagccctaacctcattactcttagggcgtgagataataaccacaggatgatttatttttggagtaTCTGTTCCCGACTCTGTCGTGCATATGTTCCTCATTTCTTCCACATCTTCATagaacctcatctccttgttatccatcatgctttgaaccaaagccctgaatccttcacattcttggatctCGTGCCCTGTCTTATGGTGGAATTCACAATATTTTCTCCTCTCATGCCCCTCCTCAGAATTTGAGATAATTAGCCCTCTTTTTGCCATTTCTTTCCCGACCCGcctcaatggagtttttacttcggCAATGTcatcttgacttcttctcccgtagcTTTGCTCACCATATTCACCCCATTATCAGCGTGATTAGGTAACGAATTTtctgcgttaggtgagtcgtcaagtttgacaacatCGAACTTGATAAGTCATTCCACTACCTTCTTGAaagcagtacaattttctattgagtgcccagaaattcctgcatgataatcacattgcgcgttcgtgtcataccattttggatacgggggctGTAGAGGACTCAAATAACGAGGGGCATTAACATGTGCATTGAATAAAGTCTTATACAACTCCTTGTACGACATTGGGATTGCCGTGAGCTGGGGCTTTTCAGTggtttgcctagctcccgactcttgtcttgatgatcccggttgattagcaaccactttctttggttgattcacggtaattgacctaccgtaggcattcacattattcacttcattttctcttttcttcgggGCTGCCCTCCTATTATTCTCTCCTCATCTATTCTTCCACTTTTGATGGCATGCTCGATCAtctcaccattcatgattatatccgagaaattctttgaagcacttcctaacatgtgagtGATCAACGGGGCTTTCAATGtgttaataaaaagcgtcgtcatctctttttccaaaagcggtggttgcacctgaactgccacctctctccacctctgtgcatactgtctgaagctttcgttcgatttcttctctaaattctgcagagttatcctgtcagacATCTTTTCCGAGACATGATTGTACTGTCtcatgaaagcctgtgctaaatcccttcAAGTAGCAATTTTGGTTCGGCTCAGCtaattgtaccactttgacgccgctcttGTAAGACtttcttgaaagcaatgtattaataattgatcattattaatataccCCGTCATTCTTCTGCAAAACATAGTAATGTGGGCTTCTGGGCAACTGGTCCCgttatatttctcgaattccggcattctAAATTTGTAAGGTcacaccaagtccggaaccaagctcagatcttttgcatctattccatgatagctttcgatgctttctattgccctaaacttctcttctatccatttctatttgtcctcaaattgttttggaagtTCCTctttcgccttgtccttttcagcCATCTCATCAAGATCTGGGatagcaatattattcgggctgtCACCGGGATTAgagcccgctccgggttgaaaattcattggtatTGAGGTATCGCCTTGGAACTGCTAAGGCCTAATCGACACAGAGGGTCTTCGCGGATGCGACTCAGTCTGAACTTGCGCATGTAGAGGCGTGAAActtggaggataaagtggttcaccattgttttcttcttcattaaTAATCACGGGACCTTtccccttatctactccctttaataattgcgtcatcttagttATCAGATCATTTTGAGACTCCTGCATCTTTTATGCCATGTCatgctgaatcttttctatttgttctttcatttgcgtctgcaactggtcttgcatttcctTTTGAAGTCGTTCTAGTTTTTCCAGCCTTTGATCTataatttttgacttagcacGGGTATTGTAACAATGTTCAGTTGGCAAGTTTTCGTTGGTTTCCAGGAtaactgtcataattttaattaattagggccCTTTTTGAAACTTCAATGCATAATAAAATGTAATGAGGATGAATGGATGCagaaagaggcattgattctaattcaatttcattagaaaaaactcaactagaaaacaaatttcttttacataaagtggattacatatacggctttgccttTATGCTCAAAGCCTTAACTCTCCTAAGGagccaagctaactctcgacCCCGACTTGATTCCGATTCATATTtcaaactcaatacatcggcctgaactgctaaaGCTTGCAAATGATCAGCTACTTCCCGAATTTGAGATATAGCTTCACCCATCacgtaatctctatctctaatctgatTTTGAGAATGGAGGAGCTGCTCTTGGCATTGTTCGTTACGCCTTTCAAGAAGTTCCTCTCGCGATTCAGAGCTTTGCAGTGCATCTTCAAGTTCTcctatttttttcttcaattcttcAATCTTATTCAAACTTGCTTTTAGCTCGATCACAGAGTTGTGACTACGGCACAAGTGAAGCGACCTTTCTAACTCCGCTACCCGATCTTTCAATCTTGCTTCTTCATTTTGGCATTCTAATAAACTTTTCTCCAAGGCGCTTTCTTTAGCTCGGGCACCTTGAAATTTCTTCTCCCACTGGTCAACTTTGGTATTTTCTTCCTCGATCTCTTGTTTCCATTATTCCGATGTTTTTCCCAAACCCGCAGTTCGCATTGACAATCGCAGCCTCTTATAATCCGTTTTTAAACTATCTAAATCCTCTTCAACCTTATTCTTCCCTTTTCTTAACTTTTCAGCTTCTAACTTGTGGATATCAGCATCTAGTCCTAAACGCATCTTTTCCTCTTCCAGCTATTCTATCCTCTTTCCAAACTCTGAACTTCTTTTTTCGAAGTCTTGCTTGATGATCTCTAGTTCTGAAGAGACTATTCGTAAATGCTCTTCTATAGAACGACCACATTCTTCTCTTGGCTTTGGGATGTTATCATCGATCCTCTTACTCCGCCACCCGTGATATTCGGGAGTTGTCGTTGCTCCTACGGTAATTCTTTTCATCCGGTGAATTCGTTTCCAAGCGTTAGACATCTCTCGAATCTTTCCCCTGTAGTTATTACctttataagaaaactcacactCAACTAGCCCTTGCGTTGCCGGTACGAACTGCCTTGACCTATATTGTCTTAACACGAGCAAAGGGGCATATCCGACAGCTCCCCAAACTCCAAGCAAAGGGACCCAGTCAAAGTCCCCACATCGGTACAAAATCTCGTCGGGCACCATCCAAGAAGCTCTTCATTCAACATCTTCATCTCGTAGATTATGAAGGATCGTCATCCACTTTTCCTCCGTGATGTCATTACGTCTTGGTGTCGCTGCTAATTCCTTCAAAGGCGAGTAATTTTCTGAGAAAACTTGATAAGAAATCTTATCCACCTTCCAGAAGTGGCTGTAAAACCAAACCAACAAGAGTTGTGCACAACCAACGAATCTTCCCTCCCTCGTTCTTCGACATACACTCAAAGACCTAAATGTTTCAGCCAAAATTGCTGGAACGGGTGTGACCCTCCTAtcaagttgatcaaacaaatctgtAACAGCTTCGTCTATATGCCCCAACGCTTTAGGAAAAATAACCAGCCCATACATACTCAAAGCAAAaacatcaacctttttctttgtATCCGGGGGTGCCAAAATCTAATCTCGCAAACTTCTCCAAGGGATACATCTATTTTCTCCCTTTTGTTTGATTCGTGCGGtgacccattgctcactcatcccgGTCATTCTCGTTAACTTCTTTGTAAAAGTCGAAACATTAGCAGTTCTAGAATAAACTTTATCCACTTGGATTCTTGGACAACGAAGTAAAgttgtatactcctccacagtaggcaccaTGTCTACCTTCCCAAATGTGAAGCAGCTATAAGCGGAATTCCAAAATTGGGCCAGAGCTCGAAATAAATGTTCATCTACATTGATGTCAAGCAAGTAGGGCAAATCACCATAATTATAGTAAAACAATTGTTTGACTTCATCATTCCATTGAGctcaaatttctttcaactccTGAAGATTGTTTTGAGTCACATTGATGCTGATGTAATCCCATAACTCTGATGCATACCCCATTGTCAGACTATCACCTTTCTCGAGTTGCGACTTTTCTGACCACATTCGAATAACCGCATTATCTTCCACCTTACTAAGAAATTCACTTTCCATGATTGGCTTTTCTATCTAGTAATCGAATGTGAATCAacgccttttataatgaaatgccatgcagacaaaatgccatgcaatcaaaacaaaataagttagtatcaaaattaaaatccgatacaagcaagaaataataaagcacctatttggatATCTACTATGGGTTTGAAGTTGTTCTATCTAGGCTGGGTTCCTAGGGTTcactacatgtggtttggttctaaagataaggtacccaaaccagcagattcctcgatcttcacccattataggctcatatagaccgagttcggtttaggggaatacatttccctatggctgcacggagatgaaaatctcacgaagacataggtacagatgtatcccgaaagcgatccactatcctgcacggaggtgaaaatttcacgaaggaaatagcttctcactcccacttaaaaggagtgaccaacggtcatgcaatgcaatgtgcaaaaagatataaaaatttagaatacaaaacatgatgaaaactataactcaaaacaaatgaaatgcaatgagaggatcgtgtatttaaatcacatttttaactttcgacaaaaagacaagaaataatcaactcatggctcgactcacttattttttttaaaaaaaggtccccagtggagtcgccaagctgttgacacaatttttttgatgaaaaatggggtcgacttgggttttgaaaaatgaaagcaaaaacgggagtcgccaccaatcctttttgataagatgtgattggatcaccttgaaaaatggtctttttaataaataatttaattttattaaaacaacgatttttggtctacgaaattcagaaaaacgggttcgggagtcggttacgcacgaggaaggattagcaccctcgatacacccaaaaattggtagctagttgattacttaatgtcttagtgtcgaaaaactaaaagctttaaagaaatttaaaatacgatccttaaaaaaactcgaatagcatagattaaaattcaagaggatatttggcaatttggttaaacgagaaatcgaaacccagcaccttagggcacgttcctcaaatttccaaacgcaaaacattgccttattttgtaatttttgaaaggatatttagctatttggttgaacgagaaaaatcgacactcagcaccttagggcacgttcctcgaatttccaaacgcaaaacattgccttattttgtaaattttgaaaggatatttagctatttggttgaacgagaaaaatcgacacccagcaccttagggcacgttcctcgaatttccaaacgcaaaacattgccttattttgtaaattttgaaaggatatttagccgtttggttgaacgagaaagacagacacccagcaccttagggcatgtttctcgagtttccaaacgctAAATATTGCATCAATTAGAAATATTTTCCCcttttttgaaatatgatatttatatgcatgatggaataataaacatgataatatgaataataaaaaatgaacaaaaacgaATAATAAGATAAATCAATCATGCACATaccataacaaataaataaataaactaaagcataaaaatgagcatataaataaatacataaacagACATAAAAGGAAAATAGGTGAAAATTATAAAACGAAAAGTGTGTACATAAAAAGGgactatatatgtatgtatatacataaaattataaaaatatgaaaagtatatatgttataaaatataagtatctACATGTATATGCACATAgattataaaatgttaaaatgtaaaaaatataagtatgtacatTATGAAAACACGTGTatgtacataaatatataaaacaaactaAGATATAATAATGTGCATActtatacaaatttaaaaaaatatgtatatacatatatcataaaaacttgttcacacatatatacttgagactgtaaaataataataataaatatgtacaatagttttaacaataatatataataaaaaagcacatattaaagttatgtatacacacatacataaggtaaatgaaaatataaacaaaacagaaattaataaataaagaaaaataaaataaaaaacggaggggattaaatcgaaattagggataaagttaaagcccaaatcataaaataaaaaaagggtaatTAAAACACGCTACAAAAGGATGAGGACCAAACGTGCAATATTCCACGTCACTCAAATGGTACCGTTCCAGCGGAATCCAAGCGCACGGTCTAAGGACCAAATCAAAACAACAGAAAAATTTAGGCCAAAATTGAAAATATGCGAAAAACTGCATTGAAAACACTATAAAATCAAGGGGGCCAATTGCGCAAATAATCCAAGaggcaaaaacacgcggatcttcccctcgggtcgggtcaccgcgcgggtcagagACCAAAACGACTCCGTTTTTGGTCTCTGAACCCTAAGCCCAAACGGCGTCGTTCTATGGGGTTATTTAAacccaatttttttcaaaaattcatttCAGCCACCGaaagaaaaagaattgaaaaagtccTCCCTTTTTCTCTCAAGCACCCGACCTTTTGGGGTTCCAGGCGTCCATCGCGCCGCCTCCACGGCCGGTGATCGGAGATGCGCGAAGTGGGCTTTTCAACCCTCTCCTTTCGGCTTCCCTAAAGGCTTGGCCTTCTCCACCACGCATTCAAGAggggaaaaaaggaaaagaagtcCCTCCCCGCGcgttcgactccgacgacggcgAAGATGGACACCGACGCCGGCCTTCGAAGCGAACATGTAcccctttttgttgttttttttgtgtttaaaagGAACAATATAAcagataatgaaaataaaataaaatataaacaataaaacaaaGAACAACTAAAGAAGGGACACAAGAACAGAAAATGAACTGGAATCAACCTTTtcaatctttctttttttgatcTCGTTTTTTTTATTCGGTCCCCTTTTGAATACAGATTttggtggcttttatagccaaataaacAGATAATTCAAAAAAATCTATTCTAttccctattttatttttatcatttctgTCTAATATTGCTACTGTTGCTGCTGTTGTTCTCCTTTTTGCTTTGTTTGCAGGGTTAGGCAAGGTCAACGGAGGTGACCTTGCCATTTTGGTGCAAAGGGGAGGCAGACCTCGGGACGAAGCACCTCGGGTGGCCCGAAAAAGGGGGGAACGGCGCGAGAGAggagggaaccctagggttccctggTGCTTGCTTGATTTTTGGGCTCCAATGGGCCGTCTAGGTTTTTTAGAATTTGGGCCGTTTTAGGCCTGTTGTACATGGGTCATTTAATTTTGTGCCAGGGCATAAATTGAGTCCTACAagataaattaacatataaataatttaacttatataatttaaaataattattattaaatataaattctttttaattcccttttttatgtatatttgttcTTGGTGGCTAAATTCTATTCCAACTGTTCACATGTTTTTTCATGTCTCAGTCAGTTCTTTTGTACAACAGCAATACATAGAACAGATGCATTTAGAAGCAAAATTTATACTAAAAGTAGAATTTGGAAGCTATAGAATAGATGCCAAAAGATTTACAATTGTAGGTTTTTCACTTCTCTTGAATTTGAAAACACTTGCAAGCAATCAAGATTTTGAACTTTGCAGAAAAGCTCACCAATCTCACAAATAATTTACAAAGTAATGGGACTGGcataaaaaaacacacacacacacatcttGTCGTCCGTATTTGCGGTCCGGAACGGCTAACAAATCGAGCAAATCCTGAACCAAAAACCTTTCTCCTTCTTTGGTGGTGTTGCCTTGGTATCCCTCTTGGCAACGAGATCAGCCATGAACTCAACAACAGCCTAATGTAGAAAGAAGTTGAATGAGTTAGTAGCTCATAAGAAATCAAATAGGAAAGGTCCCAGCAAGTTAAATTTGTGGCTATTACTTCACAATGTACCTATTAAAAATTATTGTAACCTACTTAAGTTCTATGTAGCAAAGGAAAAGCACAAGAATAAACTAGAATTAAAGCTGGATGACAGAACATTTGCTTCTGATAGAAATATTGACAACATCAAAACAGAACACATTCAAATTTATGGATTTTCTTATCCCGAAATTTGTAGTTTCAGATTAATATATCAAACCTAGCAGTACATCTCTcaaatcatatattaatattctcatgaaataaattttcatttgttttctcaATAAAGACAAATCAATTGAGACACAACCCACCAGGCTTTGGCTACCAAGATTGCACGACATGCCTACCAGTTATGTTTGTAACTTGTGCTTTAAAATTAAGTTCAATTAATTGCTTAAATCTATAGCCCCTGAAATAAGAAGAATATAGAACATGGCATAGCTACATTTTCACTCTTTCCAAATTATACAATCAAACAATACATACACACACAGACATGCATCAAATTCTAACCGTATACAACTTGACAGTTTCACATCTCTGAATAGTTCATGAGTTTCAACCAAAGGATTACAGAAGTTGCAGTAAAAGacagtgatttttttttattgcttCTAATTACATTATGGTCTCAAAGAAAATGCAAACCTCAAATGGAGGGGAAAACAAGTGCAAGTGACCATAAATAGCTATGCATTTCAATGCTCAATTAGATAACCAACACTCATATTTGTGCATAAAGTGTAGTGTGAAATTCTTGATATCTTTATTAGGACATTCTATGTATAATAATCTAAACTTATACATTCTATGTATAATTATCTAAACATAGATAATAAAGTTGCACTTTGTTGCTAGAAGCAGCATGACAAGGTCTAAGGCAACAGAAAACATGTGAATTGAGCTATAAAGTCAGTATGGTGCTGATGTAGCACATACACGAATATATATATCCGCTTAATCCAACTGTCATGTTTCATACCTATGTTACTCGGACTTGGGTGTGAGTGTTGGATACAGGTATGTATCCGATTTGGTTAAGCCTTTCTAAGGTTTCCCATGTAGTCGGAGGATCTTTAGAGGTAATAACTCCATATCCACATGTCGGACACAAGTGCTGGACAtgggtacttcaagaaaaattatTCAAGCAGATCATGCCCATCAAATTTCCAAGTAATTAAAAACTTCTTAACATCATTtgatataaataatttcaaaccatcaaatatatatataaaaagacaaTATTCAAGATAAGGgcgattaaatataaaaataagggCAATGAAATGGAGATGTAAATACAATACAAAAAAGGTAAAAGAAGCTAAACCTTTCATCTGCTTCATTTTCTACTTCCTCATCTGGCTCAGGTTCCTAGCAGCCAAGCCATAGAAGAGAGTCATAATTTTTAACTGTAACTCAAAGCATAATTTTTAAAGCTGCATCAA includes:
- the LOC107929235 gene encoding coiled-coil domain-containing protein 102A-like, which translates into the protein MRLGLDADIHKLEAEKLRKGKNKVEEDLDSLKTDYKRLRLSMRTAGARAKESALEKSLLECQNEEARLKDRVAELERSLHLCRSHNSVIELKASLNKIEELKKKIGELEDALQSSESREELLERRNEQCQEQLLHSQNQIRDRDYVMGEAISQIREVADHLQALAVQADVLSLKYESESSRGRELAWLLRRVKALSIKAKPYM